From a region of the Tenggerimyces flavus genome:
- a CDS encoding helix-turn-helix domain-containing protein codes for MALSHPTEYDVPRLTNRELSILELAAYGHSNDEIAHELYLSRQTVAHRLSDAFRKLQARTRADAIARAYVFGLLEPFTWPPRLTGRTHID; via the coding sequence GTGGCACTATCGCACCCGACCGAGTACGACGTTCCCCGGCTGACCAATCGCGAGCTCAGCATCCTGGAACTCGCGGCCTACGGACACTCCAACGACGAGATCGCCCACGAGTTGTACCTGAGCCGGCAGACCGTGGCGCACCGGCTGAGCGACGCGTTCCGCAAGCTCCAGGCCCGTACCCGCGCCGACGCGATCGCCCGGGCGTACGTCTTCGGGCTGCTCGAGCCCTTCACCTGGCCGCCGCGACTGACCGGCCGGACCCACATCGACTGA
- a CDS encoding MerR family transcriptional regulator, which yields MRIAELSRRTAVPVPTIKYYVREGLVPRGELTSRNQATYDERHERRIRLVRALIDIGGLSIATTRDLLGQLDNPEASVDSLLGRTMLNLNPSRERVDDETRADAAARVQKLVHSRGWRIDAHDPTFDVLIDLVAAMRALGEDDLLEILDTYAEAAEKVAAIDLAVVSRRKDLESIIDGAVVGTVLGGSMLLALRRLAHIDASGRVFRPES from the coding sequence ATGCGTATTGCCGAGCTGAGCCGCAGGACCGCGGTGCCGGTGCCGACGATCAAGTACTACGTACGGGAAGGCCTGGTGCCGCGCGGCGAGCTCACCAGCCGCAACCAGGCGACGTACGACGAACGGCACGAACGGCGGATCCGCCTCGTCCGCGCGCTGATCGACATCGGCGGCCTGTCGATCGCGACGACGCGCGACCTGCTGGGGCAGCTCGACAATCCCGAGGCCTCGGTCGACAGCCTCCTCGGCCGGACGATGCTCAACCTGAACCCTTCGCGGGAACGGGTGGACGACGAGACCCGGGCGGACGCGGCGGCCCGGGTCCAGAAGCTCGTGCACAGCCGCGGCTGGCGGATCGACGCGCACGACCCGACGTTCGACGTGTTGATCGACCTGGTGGCGGCGATGCGCGCGCTCGGCGAGGACGACCTGCTGGAGATCCTGGACACGTACGCCGAGGCGGCGGAGAAGGTCGCGGCGATCGACCTGGCTGTCGTGTCGCGGCGCAAGGACCTCGAGTCGATCATCGACGGCGCCGTCGTGGGCACCGTCCTGGGCGGCTCGATGCTGTTGGCGCTGCGCCGGCTGGCCCATATCGATGCCTCTGGCCGGGTGTTCCGGCCCGAGTCCTAG